From the Candidatus Krumholzibacteriota bacterium genome, one window contains:
- the cdaA gene encoding diadenylate cyclase CdaA yields the protein MSSYQFNIFIDIIDIAIVAFIFYRLYLSMKGTKAIQMFGGLFMLILVSFIARWFNLNALNWMLGSLKTVWLIAFVILFQPELRKALTKLGQNPILRPFLKVEESTTINEIVKACFQISERGYGALISIERNIGLKNFIETGTPLDAKVTEDLLVTLFTSNTPLHDGAVIIEGSTIIAAGCILPLSQNPRLPQSIGTRHRAAIGLSEETDSINIIVSEENGMVSIAVDGKLKRKLDVNTLRNSLVNMMGIKSEGVNPAPSG from the coding sequence ATGAGTAGCTACCAATTTAACATATTTATCGACATAATCGACATTGCCATAGTCGCTTTTATCTTCTACAGGCTCTACCTTTCGATGAAGGGAACTAAAGCGATACAGATGTTCGGCGGTCTCTTCATGCTTATCCTCGTCAGTTTTATAGCGCGTTGGTTTAATCTCAACGCCCTCAACTGGATGCTCGGCAGCCTTAAAACAGTGTGGCTTATTGCCTTTGTGATTCTTTTTCAACCTGAATTACGCAAGGCACTTACAAAATTAGGGCAAAACCCTATATTGAGACCATTTCTCAAAGTCGAAGAATCAACAACAATCAATGAAATTGTAAAAGCATGTTTTCAGATCAGCGAAAGAGGTTATGGAGCTCTTATTTCAATCGAGAGAAATATTGGATTGAAAAATTTTATAGAGACGGGTACTCCGTTAGACGCTAAAGTAACAGAAGATCTTTTAGTTACACTATTTACTTCTAACACTCCACTTCACGACGGAGCAGTAATTATTGAAGGAAGTACAATCATTGCCGCCGGATGCATCCTGCCCCTTTCTCAGAATCCCCGCCTTCCTCAATCAATAGGTACCAGACACAGGGCCGCGATTGGTCTCTCTGAAGAAACGGACTCGATAAATATTATTGTTAGCGAAGAAAACGGCATGGTCTCAATCGCTGTCGACGGTAAGCTGAAACGTAAGCTGGATGTAAACACCCTGAGAAACAGCCTTGTTAACATGATGGGAATAAAATCGGAAGGTGTCAATCCAGCACCCTCCGGTTAA
- the folP gene encoding dihydropteroate synthase encodes MKYTLRLLPSGDMTTLKKHLKASGVDAEGINIICQKTQKWIIQIENVSPPAANIIKQQMLSLGQEAAVHRDVITGKPELSTVYIISNKRKIFLLEHKLKSQPFNLKKLGKEISNLAHSYLNVPRKIELTDHIIDFTSGPVIAGVLNVTSDSFSDGGLYVDPDMACERALQMVEEGASIIDIGGESSRPGAKSPGLEEEIKRVEPVLKRLSGKLKVPISIDTRNSRVARLATDYGAEIINDISGLSHDPAMLEVALEKSTAVIIMHMLGTPETMQNSPYYKDPVTDIIRWLAKRTDAVIEHGIPKDKIIIDPGIGFGKRLEDNLDIIRELSSFKGLGFPVLLGYSRKSFVGLLTKQNIPDERAYGGLAVLAKSLQHGGADIIRAHDVKETNDFINVWNAVTGEVSKK; translated from the coding sequence ATGAAATACACGTTACGGCTTCTTCCTTCAGGAGACATGACAACCCTCAAGAAACATCTCAAAGCATCAGGAGTGGATGCTGAAGGTATTAATATTATATGCCAGAAAACTCAAAAATGGATAATCCAGATTGAAAATGTATCTCCACCCGCCGCTAATATAATAAAACAACAAATGCTTTCACTCGGCCAGGAAGCCGCGGTGCATAGAGACGTAATTACCGGTAAACCCGAATTATCCACGGTTTATATTATATCTAATAAGAGAAAAATATTTTTACTGGAACACAAGCTGAAATCCCAGCCGTTTAATCTTAAAAAACTCGGGAAAGAAATTTCAAATCTCGCTCACTCCTATTTGAATGTTCCGCGAAAAATAGAACTCACCGATCATATTATAGATTTCACAAGTGGACCGGTTATAGCCGGGGTTCTCAATGTTACCTCGGACAGTTTCAGTGACGGAGGGCTTTACGTGGATCCGGACATGGCTTGTGAGAGGGCTTTGCAAATGGTAGAGGAGGGCGCCTCAATTATCGACATTGGCGGTGAATCAAGCAGACCGGGCGCGAAGAGTCCCGGACTGGAGGAAGAAATCAAACGCGTAGAGCCGGTACTAAAAAGACTGTCGGGCAAACTGAAAGTTCCAATATCTATCGATACAAGGAATTCCAGAGTGGCACGGCTGGCAACGGACTATGGAGCGGAGATAATAAACGATATAAGCGGACTTTCACATGACCCGGCAATGCTTGAAGTGGCCCTGGAGAAAAGTACCGCTGTTATAATTATGCATATGCTGGGAACACCCGAGACAATGCAAAATAGCCCATATTATAAAGATCCGGTTACTGATATTATCAGATGGCTTGCAAAGAGAACAGACGCGGTTATAGAGCACGGGATTCCAAAAGATAAAATAATTATTGACCCGGGAATAGGTTTTGGTAAAAGATTAGAAGACAACCTGGATATTATACGGGAATTATCAAGTTTTAAAGGGCTCGGGTTTCCAGTACTTCTGGGATATTCCAGGAAATCCTTTGTCGGGCTGTTAACAAAGCAAAACATACCTGACGAACGCGCTTACGGCGGATTAGCCGTACTGGCGAAATCTCTTCAACATGGAGGAGCGGATATTATCAGGGCACATGACGTTAAGGAAACAAACGATTTTATAAATGTATGGAACGCAGTGACGGGAGAAGTAAGTAAAAAATGA